In Desulfomicrobium macestii, the DNA window GTGATCAGCACCAGGGTCTTTGCGTCCAGAAAGAATTTGAGGCGTTGCAGCAGGAGCGCCTCGGACTGGGAGTCCATGGAGCTGGAGGGCTCGTCCATGACCAGGATGCGCGGATCGCGCAGCAGCGCCCGGGCGATGGATATTGCCTGGCGCTGGCCGCCGGAAAGCGTGCTGCCGCGTTCACCCACGTGCAGGGCGTAGCCTTGGGGATGGGTGCTCATGAAGTCGTGGGTGCCGGAGATGCGGGCGGCATGCAGGATTTCCTGGTCCGAAGCCTGGGGATGCGCCATGGAGATATTCTGTCGCACCGTGCCCTGGAACAGGGCCACGTCCTGGGGCATGTAGCCGGTCCAGCGGCGCAGGTCCGTAGGGTCGACCTGGCGCAGGTCCGCCCCGTCCACGAGCACCGCGCCCTGGTCGGGGGTGTAGAGGCTCATGATCAGCTTGCCCAGGGTTGACTTGCCAGAGCCTGTCCTGCCCACGATGCCCACCCGTTCTCCGGCCGCGATGCGCAGGTTCAAGCCCTTGAGGGCAGGCAGCTTGGAGCCGGGGTAGGAAAACGTGACGTCGCGGAATTCAATGCTTCCATCAAGTCGGGGTCTGTGCAGAAAGGAGTCAGTGTCCGTGCGTTCCACCGGCAGGTCCATGATCCGGTTCAGCTCCCTGTAGGCGCTCATGGTATGGTGCAGGCGTGTGATGAGCTGGGCGATCTGGGCGAAGGGGCCCATGACCCGGCCGCTCAGTATGGAACAGGCCACCAGACCGCCCATGGTGAGCTTTCCGTCCTTGATCAGGTACACGCCGACGATGATGATGATCAAATACGCGAACTGCTGCACGAAGCCCGTCAGGTTCATGGCCAGATGGGACAGGGAACGGGAGCGGATTGCGTGGCGGGCGCTGGTTGCCGTGTCGTGCATCCATCGCCCGCGCATGGTCGCCTCGCAGCCGAGGCCCTTGATCGTTTCGATGTTGCTCAAGGTCTCGACCAGGACCGCATGCTTGCTGTTGCCCATGGCCATGGCGGTCTCGACGGAGTTTTTTATGGGGACATGGATGATCAGGCCGATAAGCAGCGTGATGGGCAGCACGGCCATGAAAATCAAGG includes these proteins:
- a CDS encoding type I secretion system permease/ATPase; translated protein: MSQEPQTASEETIQSGTVGLKESPGIADALTGCLLFVAKHHGRVLSPASLLSGLPLDAQGRLTPGMIEAAARNAGLSARIVRSPLKKIARFALPAVLFLRDDEACVLQEVDGENFTDSHPALEDGAKIMARQELEKLHTGHVLYLMPARKEASPQSAAPKPKGHWLQSALLRNWRAYSQVIIAATILNMLALAMPLFVMNVYDRVVPNSALETLWVLAMGMGVVFVFDFTIKGLRAFFIDRTGKKIDVELEGRLFDQLLDMHLKDKPASVGSFANLLRELEVLRDFFTSATLVSFVDLPFIILFIIMFWYIGGPIALIFMAVLPITLLIGLIIHVPIKNSVETAMAMGNSKHAVLVETLSNIETIKGLGCEATMRGRWMHDTATSARHAIRSRSLSHLAMNLTGFVQQFAYLIIIIVGVYLIKDGKLTMGGLVACSILSGRVMGPFAQIAQLITRLHHTMSAYRELNRIMDLPVERTDTDSFLHRPRLDGSIEFRDVTFSYPGSKLPALKGLNLRIAAGERVGIVGRTGSGKSTLGKLIMSLYTPDQGAVLVDGADLRQVDPTDLRRWTGYMPQDVALFQGTVRQNISMAHPQASDQEILHAARISGTHDFMSTHPQGYALHVGERGSTLSGGQRQAISIARALLRDPRILVMDEPSSSMDSQSEALLLQRLKFFLDAKTLVLITHRPSLLELVDRLVVIDDGRVVADGPKEAIMRQLQSGGVPVNQTVQRQTGVRQ